A section of the Saccopteryx leptura isolate mSacLep1 chromosome 6, mSacLep1_pri_phased_curated, whole genome shotgun sequence genome encodes:
- the RPS6KL1 gene encoding ribosomal protein S6 kinase-like 1 isoform X1: MSLVACECPPGPGQELEPCSRARSQARVYLEQIRNRVAPAAPDMNKRDYLVDAATQIRLALERDVSEDYEAAFNHYQNGVDVLLRGMHVDPNKERCEAVKLKITKYLRRAEEIFNCHLQRTLGSGASSGTGFSSLRLRPIRTLSSALEQLRGCRVVGVIEKVQLVQDAATGGTFVVKSLSRCHAASRERLTVIPHGVPYMTKLLRYFVSEDSIFLHLEYVQGGTLWSHLLSQARPQQSGLQYGSSLEQMKAQLNSHLSLRTPRLPPSSHTRLQDRVPQEPPWTCGSLPPAGEAPSLRPQREAESEPSARTSTSCSSDLPKAPSGRVHLQSWRRPGQNSDTGSPWGLSWVREGAGRVLGGCGRGRGQSRPSVDKASLGAGGGAWCVREEQAKQWAAELLVALEALHEQGVLCRDLSPRNLLLDQAEGHIRLTYFGQWSEVEPQCCREALDNLYSAPEVGGISELTEACDWWSFGSLLYELLTGTALSQSHPSGIQPHTQLQLPAWLSRPAASLLTESWPLCSVARSKECKAAAFPALRLRIIIATAREGPRGLPGSSGRNPF, encoded by the exons ATGAGCCTGGTGGCCTGTGAGTGCCCGCCTGGGCCTGGCCAGGAGCTTGAACCCTGCTCACGAGCACGGTCCCAGGCCCGTGTGTACCTGGAGCAGATTCGCAACCGGGTGGCTCCGGCAGCGCCTGACATGAACAAGCGCGACTACCTGGTGGATGCAGCCACACAGATTCGGCTGGCCCTGGAGCGGGATGTCAGTGAGGACTATGAGGCAGCCTTCAACCACTACCAGAACGGGGTGGACGTCCTGCTCCGAGGCATGCACG TCGACCCCAACAAGGAGCGATGCGAGGCTGTGAAGCTGAAGATTACCAAGTATCTACGGCGGGCGGAGGAGATCTTCAACTGCCACCTGCAGAGGACGCTGGGCAGTGGAGCCAGCTCTGGCACG GGTTTCAGCAGCCTGAGGCTCCGGCCCATCCGCACGCTGAGCTCTGCCCTGGAGCAGCTGAGGGGCTGCAGGGTGGTCGGGGTCATCGAGAAG GTGCAGCTGGTCCAGGACGCAGCGACTGGAGGGACCTTCGTGGTGAAG AGCCTGTCCAGGTGTCACGCGGCAAGCCGGGAACGGCTGACCGTCATCCCGCATGGCGTCCCCTACATGACCAAGCTCCTGCGGTACTTTGTGAGTGAGGACTCCATCTTCCTCCACCTGGAATATGTGCAAG GAGGCACGCTCTGGTCCCACCTGCTCTCCCAGGCACGCCCCCAGCAGTCTGGGCTCCAGTACGGCTCCAGCCTGGAGCAGATGAAGGCTCAGCTCAACTCTCACCTCAGCCTCCGGACCCCAAGGCTGCCACCCTCGAGTCACACCCGTCTGCAAGACAGAGTCCCCCAGGAGCCTCCTTGGACATGTGGGAGCCTTCCCCCAGCTGGGGAGGCCCCATCCCTCAGACCCCAGAGAGAGGCTGAAAGTGAACCCTCAGCCAGGACCAGCACTTCCTGCTCCTCGGACCTTCCAAAGGCCCCAAGTGGCCGCGTGCACCTCCAATCCTGGCGAAGACCTGGCCAGAACTCAGACACGGGGTCCCCTTGGGGGCTGTCTTGGGTTCGCGAGGGCGCCGGCCGGGTGCTGGGGGGCTGTGGCCGCGGCAGAGGTCAGAGCCGGCCCTCAGTGGACAAAGCCAGCCTGGGAGCTGGCGGGGGCGCCTGGTGTGTGAGGGAAGAGCAGGCCAAGCAGTGGGCAGCGGAGCTGCTGGTGGCACTGGAGGCGCTGCACGAGCAGGGGGTGCTGTGCCGGGACCTCAGCCCCCGGAACCTGCTCCTGGACCAGGCAG AAGGCCACATCCGGCTCACCTATTTCGGCCAGTGGTCCGAGGTGGAGCCCCAGTGCTGCAGGGAGGCTCTGGACAACCTCTATAGTGCCCCAG AGGTGGGCGGGATTTCTGAGCTGACTGAAGCCTGTGACTGGTGGAGCTTTGGCTCTCTACTGTATGAACTGCTCACTGGAACG GCATTGTCCCAGAGCCACCCTTCAGGGATCCAGCCCCACACCCAGCTCCAGCTGCCCGCGTGGCTGAGCCGTCCGGCGGCCTCCCTGCTGACTGAG AGCTGGCCCCTCTGCTCAGTGGCCCGCAGCAAAGAATGCAAGGCCGCTGCCTTTCCTGCTCTGCGCCTCAGAATAATCATCGCCACTGCCCGGGAGGGGCCAAGGGGGCTCCCGGGCAGCTCTGGGAGAAACCCTTTCTAG
- the RPS6KL1 gene encoding ribosomal protein S6 kinase-like 1 isoform X2, translating into MSLVACECPPGPGQELEPCSRARSQARVYLEQIRNRVAPAAPDMNKRDYLVDAATQIRLALERDVSEDYEAAFNHYQNGVDVLLRGMHVDPNKERCEAVKLKITKYLRRAEEIFNCHLQRTLGSGASSGTGFSSLRLRPIRTLSSALEQLRGCRVVGVIEKVQLVQDAATGGTFVVKSLSRCHAASRERLTVIPHGVPYMTKLLRYFVSEDSIFLHLEYVQGGTLWSHLLSQARPQQSGLQYGSSLEQMKAQLNSHLSLRTPRLPPSSHTRLQDRVPQEPPWTCGSLPPAGEAPSLRPQREAESEPSARTSTSCSSDLPKAPSGRVHLQSWRRPGQNSDTGSPWGLSWVREGAGRVLGGCGRGRGQSRPSVDKASLGAGGGAWCVREEQAKQWAAELLVALEALHEQGVLCRDLSPRNLLLDQAGHIRLTYFGQWSEVEPQCCREALDNLYSAPEVGGISELTEACDWWSFGSLLYELLTGTALSQSHPSGIQPHTQLQLPAWLSRPAASLLTESWPLCSVARSKECKAAAFPALRLRIIIATAREGPRGLPGSSGRNPF; encoded by the exons ATGAGCCTGGTGGCCTGTGAGTGCCCGCCTGGGCCTGGCCAGGAGCTTGAACCCTGCTCACGAGCACGGTCCCAGGCCCGTGTGTACCTGGAGCAGATTCGCAACCGGGTGGCTCCGGCAGCGCCTGACATGAACAAGCGCGACTACCTGGTGGATGCAGCCACACAGATTCGGCTGGCCCTGGAGCGGGATGTCAGTGAGGACTATGAGGCAGCCTTCAACCACTACCAGAACGGGGTGGACGTCCTGCTCCGAGGCATGCACG TCGACCCCAACAAGGAGCGATGCGAGGCTGTGAAGCTGAAGATTACCAAGTATCTACGGCGGGCGGAGGAGATCTTCAACTGCCACCTGCAGAGGACGCTGGGCAGTGGAGCCAGCTCTGGCACG GGTTTCAGCAGCCTGAGGCTCCGGCCCATCCGCACGCTGAGCTCTGCCCTGGAGCAGCTGAGGGGCTGCAGGGTGGTCGGGGTCATCGAGAAG GTGCAGCTGGTCCAGGACGCAGCGACTGGAGGGACCTTCGTGGTGAAG AGCCTGTCCAGGTGTCACGCGGCAAGCCGGGAACGGCTGACCGTCATCCCGCATGGCGTCCCCTACATGACCAAGCTCCTGCGGTACTTTGTGAGTGAGGACTCCATCTTCCTCCACCTGGAATATGTGCAAG GAGGCACGCTCTGGTCCCACCTGCTCTCCCAGGCACGCCCCCAGCAGTCTGGGCTCCAGTACGGCTCCAGCCTGGAGCAGATGAAGGCTCAGCTCAACTCTCACCTCAGCCTCCGGACCCCAAGGCTGCCACCCTCGAGTCACACCCGTCTGCAAGACAGAGTCCCCCAGGAGCCTCCTTGGACATGTGGGAGCCTTCCCCCAGCTGGGGAGGCCCCATCCCTCAGACCCCAGAGAGAGGCTGAAAGTGAACCCTCAGCCAGGACCAGCACTTCCTGCTCCTCGGACCTTCCAAAGGCCCCAAGTGGCCGCGTGCACCTCCAATCCTGGCGAAGACCTGGCCAGAACTCAGACACGGGGTCCCCTTGGGGGCTGTCTTGGGTTCGCGAGGGCGCCGGCCGGGTGCTGGGGGGCTGTGGCCGCGGCAGAGGTCAGAGCCGGCCCTCAGTGGACAAAGCCAGCCTGGGAGCTGGCGGGGGCGCCTGGTGTGTGAGGGAAGAGCAGGCCAAGCAGTGGGCAGCGGAGCTGCTGGTGGCACTGGAGGCGCTGCACGAGCAGGGGGTGCTGTGCCGGGACCTCAGCCCCCGGAACCTGCTCCTGGACCAGGCAG GCCACATCCGGCTCACCTATTTCGGCCAGTGGTCCGAGGTGGAGCCCCAGTGCTGCAGGGAGGCTCTGGACAACCTCTATAGTGCCCCAG AGGTGGGCGGGATTTCTGAGCTGACTGAAGCCTGTGACTGGTGGAGCTTTGGCTCTCTACTGTATGAACTGCTCACTGGAACG GCATTGTCCCAGAGCCACCCTTCAGGGATCCAGCCCCACACCCAGCTCCAGCTGCCCGCGTGGCTGAGCCGTCCGGCGGCCTCCCTGCTGACTGAG AGCTGGCCCCTCTGCTCAGTGGCCCGCAGCAAAGAATGCAAGGCCGCTGCCTTTCCTGCTCTGCGCCTCAGAATAATCATCGCCACTGCCCGGGAGGGGCCAAGGGGGCTCCCGGGCAGCTCTGGGAGAAACCCTTTCTAG
- the RPS6KL1 gene encoding ribosomal protein S6 kinase-like 1 isoform X3, with amino-acid sequence MSLVACECPPGPGQELEPCSRARSQARVYLEQIRNRVAPAAPDMNKRDYLVDAATQIRLALERDVSEDYEAAFNHYQNGVDVLLRGMHVDPNKERCEAVKLKITKYLRRAEEIFNCHLQRTLGSGASSGTGFSSLRLRPIRTLSSALEQLRGCRVVGVIEKVQLVQDAATGGTFVVKSLSRCHAASRERLTVIPHGVPYMTKLLRYFVSEDSIFLHLEYVQGGTLWSHLLSQARPQQSGLQYGSSLEQMKAQLNSHLSLRTPRLPPSSHTRLQDRVPQEPPWTCGSLPPAGEAPSLRPQREAESEPSARTSTSCSSDLPKAPSGRVHLQSWRRPGQNSDTGSPWGLSWVREGAGRVLGGCGRGRGQSRPSVDKASLGAGGGAWCVREEQAKQWAAELLVALEALHEQGVLCRDLSPRNLLLDQAEGHIRLTYFGQWSEVEPQCCREALDNLYSAPEVGGISELTEACDWWSFGSLLYELLTGTALSQSHPSGIQPHTQLQLPAWLSRPAASLLTELLQFDPSRRLGTGEGGVNRLKSHPFFSTVQWSKLVG; translated from the exons ATGAGCCTGGTGGCCTGTGAGTGCCCGCCTGGGCCTGGCCAGGAGCTTGAACCCTGCTCACGAGCACGGTCCCAGGCCCGTGTGTACCTGGAGCAGATTCGCAACCGGGTGGCTCCGGCAGCGCCTGACATGAACAAGCGCGACTACCTGGTGGATGCAGCCACACAGATTCGGCTGGCCCTGGAGCGGGATGTCAGTGAGGACTATGAGGCAGCCTTCAACCACTACCAGAACGGGGTGGACGTCCTGCTCCGAGGCATGCACG TCGACCCCAACAAGGAGCGATGCGAGGCTGTGAAGCTGAAGATTACCAAGTATCTACGGCGGGCGGAGGAGATCTTCAACTGCCACCTGCAGAGGACGCTGGGCAGTGGAGCCAGCTCTGGCACG GGTTTCAGCAGCCTGAGGCTCCGGCCCATCCGCACGCTGAGCTCTGCCCTGGAGCAGCTGAGGGGCTGCAGGGTGGTCGGGGTCATCGAGAAG GTGCAGCTGGTCCAGGACGCAGCGACTGGAGGGACCTTCGTGGTGAAG AGCCTGTCCAGGTGTCACGCGGCAAGCCGGGAACGGCTGACCGTCATCCCGCATGGCGTCCCCTACATGACCAAGCTCCTGCGGTACTTTGTGAGTGAGGACTCCATCTTCCTCCACCTGGAATATGTGCAAG GAGGCACGCTCTGGTCCCACCTGCTCTCCCAGGCACGCCCCCAGCAGTCTGGGCTCCAGTACGGCTCCAGCCTGGAGCAGATGAAGGCTCAGCTCAACTCTCACCTCAGCCTCCGGACCCCAAGGCTGCCACCCTCGAGTCACACCCGTCTGCAAGACAGAGTCCCCCAGGAGCCTCCTTGGACATGTGGGAGCCTTCCCCCAGCTGGGGAGGCCCCATCCCTCAGACCCCAGAGAGAGGCTGAAAGTGAACCCTCAGCCAGGACCAGCACTTCCTGCTCCTCGGACCTTCCAAAGGCCCCAAGTGGCCGCGTGCACCTCCAATCCTGGCGAAGACCTGGCCAGAACTCAGACACGGGGTCCCCTTGGGGGCTGTCTTGGGTTCGCGAGGGCGCCGGCCGGGTGCTGGGGGGCTGTGGCCGCGGCAGAGGTCAGAGCCGGCCCTCAGTGGACAAAGCCAGCCTGGGAGCTGGCGGGGGCGCCTGGTGTGTGAGGGAAGAGCAGGCCAAGCAGTGGGCAGCGGAGCTGCTGGTGGCACTGGAGGCGCTGCACGAGCAGGGGGTGCTGTGCCGGGACCTCAGCCCCCGGAACCTGCTCCTGGACCAGGCAG AAGGCCACATCCGGCTCACCTATTTCGGCCAGTGGTCCGAGGTGGAGCCCCAGTGCTGCAGGGAGGCTCTGGACAACCTCTATAGTGCCCCAG AGGTGGGCGGGATTTCTGAGCTGACTGAAGCCTGTGACTGGTGGAGCTTTGGCTCTCTACTGTATGAACTGCTCACTGGAACG GCATTGTCCCAGAGCCACCCTTCAGGGATCCAGCCCCACACCCAGCTCCAGCTGCCCGCGTGGCTGAGCCGTCCGGCGGCCTCCCTGCTGACTGAG CTACTGCAGTTTGATCCCAGCCGGCGCCTGGGCACTGGAGAAGGCGGCGTCAACAGACTCAAGTCCCACCCCTTTTTCAGTACAGTCCAGTGGAGCAAACTGGTGGGGTAA
- the RPS6KL1 gene encoding ribosomal protein S6 kinase-like 1 isoform X5, whose amino-acid sequence MSLVACECPPGPGQELEPCSRARSQARVYLEQIRNRVAPAAPDMNKRDYLVDAATQIRLALERDVSEDYEAAFNHYQNGVDVLLRGMHVDPNKERCEAVKLKITKYLRRAEEIFNCHLQRTLGSGASSGTGFSSLRLRPIRTLSSALEQLRGCRVVGVIEKVQLVQDAATGGTFVVKSLSRCHAASRERLTVIPHGVPYMTKLLRYFVSEDSIFLHLEYVQGGTLWSHLLSQARPQQSGLQYGSSLEQMKAQLNSHLSLRTPRLPPSSHTRLQDRVPQEPPWTCGSLPPAGEAPSLRPQREAESEPSARTSTSCSSDLPKAPSGRVHLQSWRRPGQNSDTGSPWGLSWVREGAGRVLGGCGRGRGQSRPSVDKASLGAGGGAWCVREEQAKQWAAELLVALEALHEQGVLCRDLSPRNLLLDQAEGHIRLTYFGQWSEVEPQCCREALDNLYSAPEVGGISELTEACDWWSFGSLLYELLTGTLLQFDPSRRLGTGEGGVNRLKSHPFFSTVQWSKLVG is encoded by the exons ATGAGCCTGGTGGCCTGTGAGTGCCCGCCTGGGCCTGGCCAGGAGCTTGAACCCTGCTCACGAGCACGGTCCCAGGCCCGTGTGTACCTGGAGCAGATTCGCAACCGGGTGGCTCCGGCAGCGCCTGACATGAACAAGCGCGACTACCTGGTGGATGCAGCCACACAGATTCGGCTGGCCCTGGAGCGGGATGTCAGTGAGGACTATGAGGCAGCCTTCAACCACTACCAGAACGGGGTGGACGTCCTGCTCCGAGGCATGCACG TCGACCCCAACAAGGAGCGATGCGAGGCTGTGAAGCTGAAGATTACCAAGTATCTACGGCGGGCGGAGGAGATCTTCAACTGCCACCTGCAGAGGACGCTGGGCAGTGGAGCCAGCTCTGGCACG GGTTTCAGCAGCCTGAGGCTCCGGCCCATCCGCACGCTGAGCTCTGCCCTGGAGCAGCTGAGGGGCTGCAGGGTGGTCGGGGTCATCGAGAAG GTGCAGCTGGTCCAGGACGCAGCGACTGGAGGGACCTTCGTGGTGAAG AGCCTGTCCAGGTGTCACGCGGCAAGCCGGGAACGGCTGACCGTCATCCCGCATGGCGTCCCCTACATGACCAAGCTCCTGCGGTACTTTGTGAGTGAGGACTCCATCTTCCTCCACCTGGAATATGTGCAAG GAGGCACGCTCTGGTCCCACCTGCTCTCCCAGGCACGCCCCCAGCAGTCTGGGCTCCAGTACGGCTCCAGCCTGGAGCAGATGAAGGCTCAGCTCAACTCTCACCTCAGCCTCCGGACCCCAAGGCTGCCACCCTCGAGTCACACCCGTCTGCAAGACAGAGTCCCCCAGGAGCCTCCTTGGACATGTGGGAGCCTTCCCCCAGCTGGGGAGGCCCCATCCCTCAGACCCCAGAGAGAGGCTGAAAGTGAACCCTCAGCCAGGACCAGCACTTCCTGCTCCTCGGACCTTCCAAAGGCCCCAAGTGGCCGCGTGCACCTCCAATCCTGGCGAAGACCTGGCCAGAACTCAGACACGGGGTCCCCTTGGGGGCTGTCTTGGGTTCGCGAGGGCGCCGGCCGGGTGCTGGGGGGCTGTGGCCGCGGCAGAGGTCAGAGCCGGCCCTCAGTGGACAAAGCCAGCCTGGGAGCTGGCGGGGGCGCCTGGTGTGTGAGGGAAGAGCAGGCCAAGCAGTGGGCAGCGGAGCTGCTGGTGGCACTGGAGGCGCTGCACGAGCAGGGGGTGCTGTGCCGGGACCTCAGCCCCCGGAACCTGCTCCTGGACCAGGCAG AAGGCCACATCCGGCTCACCTATTTCGGCCAGTGGTCCGAGGTGGAGCCCCAGTGCTGCAGGGAGGCTCTGGACAACCTCTATAGTGCCCCAG AGGTGGGCGGGATTTCTGAGCTGACTGAAGCCTGTGACTGGTGGAGCTTTGGCTCTCTACTGTATGAACTGCTCACTGGAACG CTACTGCAGTTTGATCCCAGCCGGCGCCTGGGCACTGGAGAAGGCGGCGTCAACAGACTCAAGTCCCACCCCTTTTTCAGTACAGTCCAGTGGAGCAAACTGGTGGGGTAA
- the RPS6KL1 gene encoding ribosomal protein S6 kinase-like 1 isoform X4, whose amino-acid sequence MSLVACECPPGPGQELEPCSRARSQARVYLEQIRNRVAPAAPDMNKRDYLVDAATQIRLALERDVSEDYEAAFNHYQNGVDVLLRGMHVDPNKERCEAVKLKITKYLRRAEEIFNCHLQRTLGSGASSGTGFSSLRLRPIRTLSSALEQLRGCRVVGVIEKVQLVQDAATGGTFVVKSLSRCHAASRERLTVIPHGVPYMTKLLRYFVSEDSIFLHLEYVQGGTLWSHLLSQARPQQSGLQYGSSLEQMKAQLNSHLSLRTPRLPPSSHTRLQDRVPQEPPWTCGSLPPAGEAPSLRPQREAESEPSARTSTSCSSDLPKAPSGRVHLQSWRRPGQNSDTGSPWGLSWVREGAGRVLGGCGRGRGQSRPSVDKASLGAGGGAWCVREEQAKQWAAELLVALEALHEQGVLCRDLSPRNLLLDQAGHIRLTYFGQWSEVEPQCCREALDNLYSAPEVGGISELTEACDWWSFGSLLYELLTGTALSQSHPSGIQPHTQLQLPAWLSRPAASLLTELLQFDPSRRLGTGEGGVNRLKSHPFFSTVQWSKLVG is encoded by the exons ATGAGCCTGGTGGCCTGTGAGTGCCCGCCTGGGCCTGGCCAGGAGCTTGAACCCTGCTCACGAGCACGGTCCCAGGCCCGTGTGTACCTGGAGCAGATTCGCAACCGGGTGGCTCCGGCAGCGCCTGACATGAACAAGCGCGACTACCTGGTGGATGCAGCCACACAGATTCGGCTGGCCCTGGAGCGGGATGTCAGTGAGGACTATGAGGCAGCCTTCAACCACTACCAGAACGGGGTGGACGTCCTGCTCCGAGGCATGCACG TCGACCCCAACAAGGAGCGATGCGAGGCTGTGAAGCTGAAGATTACCAAGTATCTACGGCGGGCGGAGGAGATCTTCAACTGCCACCTGCAGAGGACGCTGGGCAGTGGAGCCAGCTCTGGCACG GGTTTCAGCAGCCTGAGGCTCCGGCCCATCCGCACGCTGAGCTCTGCCCTGGAGCAGCTGAGGGGCTGCAGGGTGGTCGGGGTCATCGAGAAG GTGCAGCTGGTCCAGGACGCAGCGACTGGAGGGACCTTCGTGGTGAAG AGCCTGTCCAGGTGTCACGCGGCAAGCCGGGAACGGCTGACCGTCATCCCGCATGGCGTCCCCTACATGACCAAGCTCCTGCGGTACTTTGTGAGTGAGGACTCCATCTTCCTCCACCTGGAATATGTGCAAG GAGGCACGCTCTGGTCCCACCTGCTCTCCCAGGCACGCCCCCAGCAGTCTGGGCTCCAGTACGGCTCCAGCCTGGAGCAGATGAAGGCTCAGCTCAACTCTCACCTCAGCCTCCGGACCCCAAGGCTGCCACCCTCGAGTCACACCCGTCTGCAAGACAGAGTCCCCCAGGAGCCTCCTTGGACATGTGGGAGCCTTCCCCCAGCTGGGGAGGCCCCATCCCTCAGACCCCAGAGAGAGGCTGAAAGTGAACCCTCAGCCAGGACCAGCACTTCCTGCTCCTCGGACCTTCCAAAGGCCCCAAGTGGCCGCGTGCACCTCCAATCCTGGCGAAGACCTGGCCAGAACTCAGACACGGGGTCCCCTTGGGGGCTGTCTTGGGTTCGCGAGGGCGCCGGCCGGGTGCTGGGGGGCTGTGGCCGCGGCAGAGGTCAGAGCCGGCCCTCAGTGGACAAAGCCAGCCTGGGAGCTGGCGGGGGCGCCTGGTGTGTGAGGGAAGAGCAGGCCAAGCAGTGGGCAGCGGAGCTGCTGGTGGCACTGGAGGCGCTGCACGAGCAGGGGGTGCTGTGCCGGGACCTCAGCCCCCGGAACCTGCTCCTGGACCAGGCAG GCCACATCCGGCTCACCTATTTCGGCCAGTGGTCCGAGGTGGAGCCCCAGTGCTGCAGGGAGGCTCTGGACAACCTCTATAGTGCCCCAG AGGTGGGCGGGATTTCTGAGCTGACTGAAGCCTGTGACTGGTGGAGCTTTGGCTCTCTACTGTATGAACTGCTCACTGGAACG GCATTGTCCCAGAGCCACCCTTCAGGGATCCAGCCCCACACCCAGCTCCAGCTGCCCGCGTGGCTGAGCCGTCCGGCGGCCTCCCTGCTGACTGAG CTACTGCAGTTTGATCCCAGCCGGCGCCTGGGCACTGGAGAAGGCGGCGTCAACAGACTCAAGTCCCACCCCTTTTTCAGTACAGTCCAGTGGAGCAAACTGGTGGGGTAA